One part of the Salinimonas iocasae genome encodes these proteins:
- a CDS encoding mechanosensitive ion channel family protein: MPYSVDVLWQQITAFAADNKIVTSAIIIVLFLGLQRLVLKLIRLRSRRRGEDRRHTINILEQISNGFLFILVILVWSSEIQSLAISIAAFMVAIVIAMREFIQCFLGFIYYLGAKPFRVGDWVQMNKIVGEVVEMDWAKTALLEVDEETHDYTGKHVYVPNSHLVTQVVKNLNFLRRYKLHTFTITSEPKLNPYTLLPSFIARAKAHCDFYRDVAERYKSLIERHMEVEFIQIDPTIGVQTNELGHIVISVALFCPTDEAHDLQQKISADWMNLWHRALAEQEAEAKPATH; encoded by the coding sequence TTGCCTTATTCTGTGGATGTACTTTGGCAGCAAATTACGGCTTTCGCCGCTGACAATAAAATTGTAACGTCAGCGATAATTATTGTTCTATTTTTAGGCTTGCAGCGGCTTGTCCTTAAGCTGATTCGCCTGCGTAGCAGACGTCGTGGCGAGGATCGTCGCCATACGATCAATATTCTGGAACAAATCAGTAATGGTTTTCTTTTCATACTGGTTATTCTGGTATGGAGCTCCGAGATTCAGAGCCTTGCCATATCTATTGCTGCCTTTATGGTGGCTATTGTTATTGCGATGCGCGAGTTCATCCAATGTTTTCTCGGGTTTATCTATTACCTTGGAGCAAAACCGTTTCGCGTTGGCGATTGGGTTCAGATGAATAAAATTGTTGGTGAAGTCGTGGAGATGGACTGGGCGAAAACTGCGCTGCTTGAGGTCGATGAGGAAACGCATGACTATACCGGGAAGCATGTTTATGTGCCCAACAGTCACCTGGTTACTCAGGTAGTTAAAAATCTGAACTTCTTACGTCGCTATAAATTGCATACCTTTACCATTACCAGCGAACCCAAGTTAAATCCCTATACGCTTCTGCCATCATTTATTGCCAGAGCAAAGGCACACTGTGATTTTTATCGTGATGTAGCAGAGCGTTATAAAAGTCTTATTGAACGACACATGGAAGTCGAATTTATTCAGATAGATCCCACCATTGGCGTTCAAACCAATGAACTGGGTCATATTGTAATTTCTGTCGCGCTGTTTTGCCCGACTGATGAAGCGCACGATCTTCAGCAAAAAATCTCTGCAGACTGGATGAATTTATGGCACCGGGCGCTCGCCGAGCAGGAAGCCGAAGCAAAACCTGCTACGCATTAG
- a CDS encoding glutamate-5-semialdehyde dehydrogenase: MSIITQLSQDAKKAAQKLAILDTAKKNEVLKDMAEAIRSNKDKIKAVNEKEVARAKENNLDAAMVDRLILDDDRIEDMAAGIEVIIDLEDPAGKVRDFGTRPNGIKIRKMRIPLGVVCMIYEARPNVTADAGALCFKSGNAVILRGGKEALDSSLAIAELLQGALEKHGLPKALITVVPNPDRALMQELMEQRDYIDVIIPRGGEGLINYVTDNSKVPVIQHFEGVCHLYVDKDADLDQALQLLLNGKTQRTGVCNALEGLVVHQAVADDFLPRVAEELAKHDVKIHVNEKGSKYFDGADVIGENDFGTEYLGLEIAIRVVDDFDAAIDHIAQFGSNHTEVICTKNEDAAKKFQLAVDASVVMVNASSRFSDGSQLGLGAEIGIATTKLHAYGPMGLESLTTEKYLVNGEGQIRN; this comes from the coding sequence ATGAGTATTATTACGCAACTATCACAAGATGCAAAAAAAGCCGCTCAAAAGCTGGCGATTCTTGATACTGCCAAGAAAAATGAAGTGCTAAAAGACATGGCAGAAGCTATTCGCTCGAATAAAGATAAAATTAAAGCAGTTAATGAAAAAGAAGTCGCCCGGGCGAAAGAAAATAATCTGGATGCCGCGATGGTAGATCGACTGATTCTTGATGATGATCGCATCGAAGATATGGCCGCAGGCATTGAAGTTATTATCGATTTAGAAGATCCAGCAGGCAAAGTTAGAGACTTTGGAACACGCCCCAATGGCATCAAAATTCGTAAGATGCGTATCCCACTGGGTGTCGTTTGTATGATTTACGAAGCGCGTCCCAATGTAACGGCAGATGCAGGCGCACTATGCTTTAAATCAGGTAATGCTGTTATTTTGCGTGGCGGTAAAGAGGCACTTGATTCGAGTCTTGCAATTGCAGAATTATTGCAGGGCGCTCTTGAAAAGCACGGCTTGCCTAAAGCACTGATTACCGTAGTACCAAATCCTGATCGTGCATTGATGCAGGAATTAATGGAACAGCGGGATTATATCGATGTAATTATTCCGCGTGGTGGTGAAGGTTTGATTAATTACGTTACCGATAATTCCAAGGTGCCGGTTATCCAGCATTTTGAGGGCGTATGTCACTTGTATGTCGATAAAGATGCAGATTTAGACCAGGCCCTGCAGCTTCTGCTTAATGGTAAAACGCAGCGCACAGGCGTGTGTAATGCGCTTGAAGGTCTGGTCGTACATCAGGCGGTAGCAGATGATTTCCTGCCTCGCGTTGCCGAGGAGCTCGCTAAACATGACGTTAAAATTCACGTTAATGAAAAAGGCAGCAAGTATTTCGATGGCGCTGATGTCATTGGTGAGAATGACTTCGGTACGGAATACTTAGGACTTGAAATTGCGATCAGAGTTGTAGATGATTTCGATGCTGCTATTGACCATATCGCCCAGTTTGGTAGTAACCATACAGAAGTCATTTGTACTAAGAATGAAGATGCAGCCAAAAAGTTCCAGCTGGCGGTTGATGCATCGGTTGTTATGGTCAACGCATCATCACGTTTTTCTGATGGTAGCCAACTTGGCCTGGGCGCGGAAATTGGCATTGCGACGACCAAGTTGCACGCCTACGGCCCGATGGGTCTTGAGTCATTGACTACTGAAAAATATCTGGTGAACGGTGAAGGACAGATCAGAAATTAA